The proteins below come from a single Pedobacter aquae genomic window:
- the leuC gene encoding 3-isopropylmalate dehydratase large subunit, with translation MSKTLFDKVWDKHVVRKIEGGPDVLFIDRHLIHEVTSPVAFLGLKTRGIKVLYPERTFATADHNTPTINQHLPVADPLSANQLKALEANSKEYGISHWGLGHQKNGIVHVVGPEYGITQPGATIVCGDSHTSTHGAFGAIAFGIGTSEVEMVLSTQCIMQPKPKKMRITINGTLSRGVTPKDVALFIISKLTTSGATGYFVEYAGEVFEKMSMEGRMTVCNLSIEMGARGGMIAPDETTFNYIQGREFTPKGAAWDKAMEYWKTLKTDADAVFDKELTYSASEIEPMITYGTNPGMGIGISNQIPDAEQVEGGVETYEKSLNYMGFNEGDSMIGKPVDYVFVGSCTNGRIEDFRAFASVVKGKQKAENVTVWLVPGSHIVESQIKEEGILDILTEAGFTLRQPGCSACLAMNDDKIPAGKYAVSTSNRNFEGRQGPGSRTMLASPLVAAAAAVTGKVTDPRELMEELVG, from the coding sequence ATGAGCAAGACATTGTTTGACAAAGTGTGGGATAAACATGTGGTTCGCAAGATAGAAGGCGGCCCAGATGTTTTATTTATCGATCGTCATTTAATCCATGAAGTAACCAGCCCGGTAGCTTTCTTAGGATTAAAAACTAGAGGTATTAAAGTTTTATATCCTGAGCGTACTTTTGCTACGGCAGATCATAACACGCCTACTATTAACCAACATTTACCAGTTGCAGACCCATTATCAGCAAATCAGCTAAAAGCTTTAGAGGCTAACTCTAAAGAATATGGTATTTCTCACTGGGGCTTAGGTCATCAAAAAAATGGTATCGTTCACGTAGTTGGTCCAGAGTACGGTATTACCCAACCAGGTGCAACTATTGTTTGTGGCGACTCGCATACTTCAACTCATGGTGCTTTTGGTGCTATCGCTTTTGGTATAGGTACATCTGAAGTAGAAATGGTACTTTCTACACAATGTATCATGCAACCAAAACCAAAGAAAATGAGAATCACCATCAACGGTACTTTAAGCAGAGGTGTTACGCCTAAAGACGTTGCTTTATTCATCATTTCTAAATTAACTACCTCTGGCGCTACTGGTTATTTTGTAGAGTATGCTGGTGAAGTTTTTGAGAAAATGAGTATGGAAGGCCGTATGACTGTTTGTAACCTAAGCATAGAAATGGGTGCTCGTGGTGGTATGATAGCTCCAGACGAAACTACTTTCAATTATATCCAAGGTCGTGAGTTTACACCAAAAGGTGCAGCTTGGGATAAAGCAATGGAATATTGGAAAACCCTTAAAACAGATGCTGATGCAGTATTTGATAAAGAGTTAACCTATAGCGCTTCTGAAATTGAACCTATGATTACTTATGGTACCAACCCAGGTATGGGTATTGGTATTTCTAACCAAATTCCTGATGCTGAACAAGTAGAAGGCGGTGTAGAAACTTACGAGAAATCTTTAAACTATATGGGTTTCAATGAAGGCGATTCTATGATAGGCAAACCTGTTGATTACGTTTTCGTAGGAAGCTGTACCAATGGTAGAATTGAAGATTTCAGAGCTTTTGCATCAGTAGTAAAAGGAAAACAAAAAGCAGAAAATGTAACGGTTTGGTTAGTACCAGGTTCTCATATTGTTGAGTCTCAAATTAAAGAAGAAGGTATTTTAGATATTTTAACTGAGGCTGGTTTTACACTACGTCAACCAGGTTGTTCTGCTTGTTTAGCTATGAATGATGATAAAATTCCGGCAGGTAAATATGCGGTAAGTACATCAAACAGAAACTTTGAAGGCCGTCAAGGACCAGGTTCTAGAACCATGCTTGCAAGCCCACTAGTAGCAGCTGCGGCAGCGGTTACAGGTAAAGTAACAGACCCAAGAGAATTAATGGAAGAATTAGTTGGTTAG
- the leuD gene encoding 3-isopropylmalate dehydratase small subunit, with product MAYDKFNILKSSAVPLSIENVDTDQIIPARFLKATERVGFGDNLFRDWRYNPDNTPKPDFVLNNPTYSGKILVGGKNFGSGSSREHAAWAVYDYGFRAVVSSFFADIFKNNCLNIGVLPVQVSPEFLDKIFKAIAADPKTALEINLPAQTITLTSTGEQESFDISSYKKENMMNGFDDIDYLQNIKSEIQEFATHLPL from the coding sequence ATGGCATACGATAAATTTAACATATTAAAAAGCAGTGCAGTTCCACTTTCTATAGAGAATGTTGATACTGACCAAATTATACCCGCTCGTTTCTTAAAAGCTACCGAACGTGTAGGCTTTGGCGATAACCTATTTAGAGATTGGAGATATAATCCAGATAATACTCCTAAACCAGATTTCGTCTTAAATAACCCAACTTACAGCGGTAAAATTTTAGTAGGTGGTAAAAACTTTGGTTCGGGTTCATCAAGAGAGCATGCTGCTTGGGCTGTTTACGATTATGGCTTTAGAGCTGTAGTTTCTAGCTTCTTTGCAGATATCTTTAAAAATAACTGTTTAAATATTGGTGTTTTACCGGTACAGGTTAGTCCAGAGTTTTTAGATAAAATATTTAAAGCTATTGCGGCAGACCCTAAAACAGCATTAGAAATAAATCTTCCGGCACAAACCATTACTTTAACATCAACCGGAGAGCAAGAAAGCTTCGATATTAGCTCATACAAAAAAGAAAATATGATGAATGGTTTTGATGATATTGATTATCTGCAAAACATAAAATCAGAAATTCAGGAATTTGCCACGCATCTTCCATTATAA
- a CDS encoding alpha-isopropylmalate synthase regulatory domain-containing protein: MVNRKIEIMDTTLRDGEQTSGVSFSASEKLTIAQLLLEELHVDRVEIASARVSDGEFQAVKAIMDWANQNGYTNRIEVLSFVDNGVSINWMLNAGVKVQNLLTKGSLNHLTHQLKKTAEQHFAEIAAVIALASQNQIETNVYLEDWSNGMRNSKDYVFQFLDFLSQQSVKRVLLPDTLGVLTPSETYDYIDELKSKYPNIHFDFHAHNDYDLSTANVLEAVKAGIDGLHLTVNGMGERAGNAPMASAVAVINDFLPEVKISLKESSIFKVSKLVETFSGIRIPANKPIVGDNVFTQTAGIHADGDNKNNLYFNDLLPERFGRKRTYALGKTSGKANIEKNLQELGLKLNDEDLKKVTQRVIELGDKKETVTKEDLPYIISDVLDSKLYEEKVTVQSYVLTHAKGLRPSATISVSIEGEHFEENAQGDGQFDAFMNALNKVYAKKKRQLPKLVDYAVRIAPGSDSDALCEAIITWETDKKSFKTRGLDSDQTVCAIKATQKMLNII, translated from the coding sequence ATGGTAAACAGGAAAATAGAAATAATGGATACAACACTCCGTGATGGTGAACAAACCTCAGGAGTTTCATTTTCCGCCTCTGAAAAGCTTACAATTGCCCAGCTATTACTGGAGGAACTGCATGTAGACAGAGTTGAAATTGCTTCTGCCCGTGTTTCGGATGGAGAATTTCAAGCTGTAAAAGCCATTATGGATTGGGCAAACCAAAACGGTTACACCAATCGTATAGAGGTACTTTCTTTTGTTGATAACGGTGTATCCATCAATTGGATGCTAAATGCTGGTGTTAAAGTTCAGAATTTACTTACTAAAGGCTCTTTAAATCATTTAACACATCAACTTAAAAAAACTGCCGAACAACATTTCGCTGAAATTGCCGCAGTTATAGCTTTAGCTAGTCAAAATCAGATAGAAACCAATGTTTATTTAGAAGATTGGAGCAATGGCATGCGTAATTCTAAAGACTACGTTTTTCAGTTCTTAGATTTTTTAAGCCAGCAATCTGTAAAAAGAGTGCTTCTACCAGATACTTTAGGGGTTTTAACGCCTTCAGAAACGTATGACTATATTGATGAATTAAAATCAAAATATCCAAATATTCATTTTGATTTTCATGCTCATAATGATTATGATTTAAGTACAGCCAACGTTCTAGAAGCCGTAAAAGCAGGCATAGATGGCCTACATTTAACCGTAAATGGTATGGGTGAAAGAGCAGGAAATGCACCTATGGCAAGTGCTGTAGCTGTTATTAACGATTTTCTGCCAGAGGTAAAAATCTCTTTAAAAGAGTCTTCCATATTTAAAGTAAGTAAACTGGTAGAAACTTTTTCAGGCATCAGAATACCTGCAAATAAACCTATCGTAGGAGACAATGTATTTACCCAAACAGCTGGTATCCATGCTGATGGCGACAATAAAAACAATCTTTATTTTAACGATTTATTACCAGAAAGATTTGGCAGAAAACGTACTTATGCTTTAGGCAAAACATCTGGCAAAGCCAATATTGAAAAAAACCTTCAAGAATTAGGCTTAAAACTTAATGATGAAGATTTAAAAAAGGTTACCCAACGCGTTATAGAACTTGGAGATAAAAAGGAAACCGTTACTAAAGAAGACCTACCTTATATCATTTCTGATGTTTTAGATAGCAAGCTTTATGAAGAAAAAGTTACCGTACAATCTTACGTTCTAACACATGCTAAAGGTTTACGTCCGTCTGCAACCATTTCAGTTTCAATAGAAGGAGAGCATTTTGAAGAAAATGCACAAGGCGATGGACAGTTTGATGCTTTTATGAATGCCTTAAACAAGGTTTACGCTAAAAAGAAAAGGCAATTACCGAAATTGGTAGATTACGCCGTAAGAATTGCCCCAGGAAGCGATTCTGATGCACTTTGCGAAGCCATTATTACTTGGGAAACCGATAAAAAAAGCTTTAAAACACGCGGTTTAGACTCAGACCAAACCGTATGTGCCATTAAAGCAACACAAAAAATGTTAAATATCATCTAG